AGCTTAATAGCACATTTTTCttgtgatatatttatattatcttttttttgttgttttgtttttgacaaCCAAATTTTACAAGTTTGcagaattaaaattaaatgagttTCGAACTACAAAAACTGacaataattttttcatttttgtttacaaaaaatattcttttgaagcagttgattttaaaaaaaatatacatattagcTTCAAAGCCTACAATGGTTATAAATACTTGTTTTACAGGCTAAATCTGGCAACGACAATATAAACTATAAACTTTTTATCACTTATTGTCGAGcattttttaatcattttgaaaattttgtttttgtttttaatacatactgatttttatagaaatgaattcaatactaattttatatgtataaatcaATTGTTTTTGGGTAAATTCATTTCTATAAAAATCAATGCACAAGTTCCTAGACTATATAAGTTAGAGACTGATTTGATTAGTAAACCGAAATACCTAATTAGTAAAATCGAATTAAGGGATACCCAAAACTTGgtcaatttttaatgtattacaTAGTTAGGAAAATATCTATTAGTGTCAAAAACTTGCATTCCTTTTTTATATTGCGATTATGTTGATTATAGATATGTCCGAGTGGGAAAGAAAGATGTCGAAAGGAAGTTTTAGTTTGGAGTATCCCATAATTTAGTGTATTGATGTTTGATCAGTTTCAATTgttaaaaacttttgaattTTGTGTAATAATGCTTGTGGTTGAATGAGTGCATTTGGTTTTGtgataatattgtttttgtcgATGGTGTCGTTTTATAATGCCAAGCTACTTAAGTGGTGtcattaaatgttaaaaatactgaagcatgtatttcaataaatatcaatatctctttaattgcttaaaattgtattttatttataaaaagcaTTAAGTAATTCTGTCCGTGcttaagttaatttatttcacaccataaaattaaaactttgaaccgagttttttcttgttttagtattttggtattagTTTCTaagaatacaaattaatatgagtatgagtatatatgtatgtatatacatatgtaagtatatatcGTGTGTGACACTCTACGTgcattatatgtatgtatatataattctatatatgtgtaaacatatacataaatctgtatatattcatatatatgtcTAACACATATTGCAATTactttttttcgattttatattattgttttctctTCTTGTTATCTTctgcatttgatttgtatttttgtatttgtttttgtttgagttcataaataaaattgtgtgcGCTTGAAGGCTTGAATTACttgaattgttttatttggcGTTGTATGTTAACTTTGCATTATTTTCACTGGAAACAAGGTTAAGAGGTACAGATAGTTCCTCGCCTTCGCAGGTATCATTAAACTCAGGCAAAGATTGTGATTTTTTCCGTTTCAAAATAACATCTTTCAGTGTTGCTGCCGCTCCCCCTCCTGTTTCAGATAAATCCGTTTTGTATTTCTAGAAAATTATGATGatgttcaaataaataatgattttcATCCAGTTTTCATGCTGacaacataatttaaaatgttaacaatGACAGTTGGATTCCACTGCCACAtttctatgattttttttttggcaatatGTGCCAGCAAAATCCATATACCTAAGTGGAATAGTTAATAATCAAGTAATTATACTCACGTTAAATACTTGATCTGAAATACTGAGTGTTTCCTGACTTATCGACAAATCCAGCTTTTTGTGATCTATGAAACTATTCATGTTATGCGTCTCAAAGTCTGCCGCCGAGTTGCAGGGTAATTGTCGATTTCCTAGAGATTATTTAAAGATAGTACAATTAGTAAGTAGAtggaattataaattcaaattgttagCTCACTTTTCTTGGATTTCTCGCACTCTTTGGGCCGCCTACGCCGAGTGTGAATGGTGTCACGTCTCATTGAATGCGGTCGATTCACGCCATGCAGCTTAAAGTACAATCCGCAAGCGTTGCAAACCATCTCGCCTCGCACACTGCGCCTCCAAATGGTTGTTGTCAGGGTACCACAATTCGAGCACGACATATCCTTTTGCGACGTTGTCGATAAAGcattgctgctactgctgctgctgccgctgttacTGCTACTGTTGCATTTGATGCTCTGAAATTGTGAGGGAATTGGAATCATTGGAATTAGTTAATTAcattaatcaatcaaatacATGCCTTTTTGTCTTTGATTCCCTCTGTCAATGTGTTTGATACACCTTCTGAGCGAACGTATGTATCTGTTACCTTAATATCTGGAGACTCAATGCAATCGGTTTTGGTTGGAAAACTTTGCTTACGCCTACATATTTTGACAACACTCGATTGAGATTCAGACATATcctatataccacaaaaaaacaacaaaagtagtTGTGTTTTCGTATCAATTGAGTAGGTGAAAATGAGTCTTAATTACCTTTAAAAGTGGTAGTGGTTCTTCAGGTACTTTTGTCAATGCGATGGCCGACGGCGCAGGAAATACAAAAGTGTTAGTCATCATGCTGCGTATTAGTTGCGTAGCTCGACTTTCGTCTTTGTTTTTGGctgaaaaaagagaaaacaccGTTAAGTATCATGGTTCCATCTACATAATCTTTATTCTACTATTATTtcagaaaattattttaatatatataatagattTAGATTTAAAATCAACTCACCAGCGGAACGTGCCAATGCTTGCCACAGTTGTGTCGTCGCCGCATCTGTTGCATGATCCGAATTGACGCTCTCGGGCGTCTTGCGATCATTCATTGCCGATGCAATATCCATTTCTAGTTTATTCGAATCAGAGCTGTCCTCAGAGTCCGATAGACAAGTCGCAATACTTTCGgtatttagtttagtttgttgttgttgtggtgtttTTGTGTTCAATTGGTAAATGGATGAGCCGCCAACATCGTTGATCGTAATACTATAGTTCTTAAGATCGCCATCGCAAGAGCCCCTTAGAGGAGCATTCACATGGACATCAAGtattggtggtggtggtggcggtggcggttgcTGGCCAAAGTTACGTgacgttgatgttgatgttgaggTTGCAGCAAATTCATAAtcattctttttctttttcacgGACAAATCGATTTCAACAGTGTCGTGCAGCATCTCGTTATCGATTGATGGACGTTTTGATTTTATCACAGAACTTTTAATACTTGTTTCCGCAGAGAGTGCAGAGAGACAAGGAGATTGGGGATTCGAGCATGGTGGTGAAATGACAATTTTTTTACTTATATCCATAAGCACTGCGGCAGTCtctagttgctgttgcaagttcTTATATTGCTCAACTTCTTTTGCATCTTTTGATTGTATCGCCGTCCCATTAtctaattcaaaatatttctccGTTTTAATTGCTGTTCGCGGTGTCATTATCTTATTGGTATCGGGATTCAATATCGGCTCACGATGCTCAATAATAGCATTGCTCGACGATGATGTTGTTTGTGATGATAGGGATGGACTCTCAAATAGGTTTGAATACAATAATGGGGCTTGTTGCATATCTCTGATGTTGCTTTCAATTTGGCGCTCGATGATTTCCTTTGCATTTACAAGGGTAACGCCATCAAGTTTCGGTTGCCGTTGGCTGTATCTTGTTTTTGACGATTTGCTCAGTTCAGTCAGCGCCGTTGCCGCTATTGCCTCCGATGtggattttaaaatttcatcaAGTTTCATTTCCAGTTCATTTGTGTcctaaacaaaatataaagtgtattgtttttatttgtacaaATATAGTTTCGCATTAAATTCTTACTAATCAAGTATTTACTTACAAGATGCTCAGAGTCCGATATTGCCAGGAATTCTCTCAAGGCCACATGCGAATTAAGCGCCATGTTGCGGAACTTCCAAAATGATTCGAGTTTAATGCGGCACTCAAGGCACACGATTGACGGAAATCCATCGTTGGGCAATGGCTGAAATGGTTGGGGGAAAACAAAGAGTTTGATAAATACATAATCATCGATCGTTCcagaaactattttaaaatatctagAAGGGGTCAAAAGTTTGGCAAGGTATATTAAACCAATTTATCGACCGCttcaaaataatgtttttaatagGTAAGACTTAAAATTAGATAGGTAATTATTTAATAccttttaaatttactttaaaaatagctttatttaataaacataataaacataacaaaataaaaatgtatgacATTTAGATcataagtaataaaaatatgttctttaaaatataattatttattttaatttttttttaatttttatttattaatttaaagccCAAACATAGCAAGCGCACAGTGAAAAGCAAGTACTTCACTTTGTTGCGctatcaaatgaaattcacCACAGTGCAAATACTCAACACATGCTATCCAATGTGTCCAATTGGAGGGGTGACTTTATTTGCAGTGAACTCAGCAAGGGTATTTAGGCTTCGGTATgccgaaaaaacaaaaaatacttttccTTTATcttattcttatatattttttatcactGATAAAAACTTAGCTAAATAAAAGAGAGATATGTTGTcaatagcaacaaataataaaacaatttgtcTCGCTCACACTTATCAGTTCAACGAAAGATAATGAGTGTTGTAAAAGTAAGGTGTATGAACGTAATTCCAGCATTAAAGaagcaaatgaataaataaataaatatatgtacatatgtatgcacatacatacatatttatgtgtgtgtatacaaaatattcgtGTGACAAGAGAATGGCtttgataataaattattaaaagtacaaatatatgtttgttgattattttacatttagaTAATTAATGCATTCAGCGAAAAAGTCGTAAAGTTGCATGGAAAAGTAATCGCAGAGTgaagcaaagcagagcagacatttcttttattttttaaagtgatGGTAGCGTAATCACACACAATCACCAAATCACCATCACCAACACAAgcacatgtatgtatgaatgtgcATACAAACATCGTGagcacacatatacaaatgCACGCAAGCATGCAATACATATACACATCGATATATCCATACACATGCCCCGCATACGTaccatgtgtgtgcgtgtgtgtgtgggtttgtgTGTTGAgttgaattaaaaacaactttgCCTTACCTTAATAGAGAGACAGTTGAATATCTGAATTGTAATGTGCGGTGATGAATCATCTTTATGCTCTTGATTGTAATTTTCGTTGCTTGACGTATTTTCGCCGATATCATGAAATAGTCcaacatgctgctgctgttgctgcttaacTTTGAAGTGTTGCTCCTTCTCCTGGTCGCCAATTGgattatttgttgtttcacTATTTCTCACTTCTTGTTGCGGatgttgtgttgctgctgttgttgttggaaattttaatgctgatgttgttggtggAGAAGTTGACGACGGAGTTTGCAGCATGCGACGAGCGTAgttaatattgttgttgtcatttgttgttgttgtgcatggCGGGTTAGCAGCagacgacgatgatgaagaagaagaaggcacACTCGGTgtgttgtaattgttttttatatgtagAGAATTATTggtattgctgctgctgctgcttttttctgctgctgatAACTCGTTATCATCACCATCACAGCAACATGTATTATTTGGGTCCAGAGCATTATTGCAGACACATTTGTTGGCCGCATTAATATTGCACGGATTAGTGGCATTCAATTGGCTAGTGCCAACTGTTTCATTTTCAGGCTCTTGTAGGCCTGTTGTCGACGTCTCACTTGTACAACTACTTGGattataaatttgtagatCTGGGATATCGCACTCATTAACCAATGTGAGGCACAATCGACAAACTTGACGATACTTATGTGGTAcattatacataattatttgtgttatttgtatttgttttcacTTGCAAGCAATCTGACGCACACTTTTTGATTCtttgttatatttgaaaattataactttaaaacaaattagaaaacaaatgtaaacacTATTTGTCactttttcattgttttacAATCCACATTCAGCTCActgaaaataattcaattcactGGTTCTTCGACTGCGATAATATCGCGAACTAGTCGTTCTCTTTTTGCACATCAAGTGAATGTCCGACATTGATGAGTGTACAATTTACGAGCTGATCACACCACCTGCACATCGATAAACTAAACTGCGAGTGATATCGACTTTGTGATtagaattataataaattttacaaattttgaatatatgttCTAGcatttatataaagaaaaaataataataatttttccatataatattacatcttaaaaatgattaattaattttcattaccATTAACTAAGccacatacaaataaaaatagtcaattgattattatttaagttttcaaTAAATCAGATACGtaattcaatacaaaatacgtttttctaattttaaattatataacaatattaaaaatttactaattttaaattaaaggagtatttaagaatattaattaaattgttgactCATGCTCAAAATTGGcaacataattgaattttttttcattttaagaatttaattttttatttgaaattaactttaaGAATGGCATGAATCAGAACGTGGAAAGTCCGAAATAATCGAAATAATTGCGGTGCAGTTCATAAGGACAATGTTGAGCAATTTATCGATACAGAGAATTGCAACCCTTACTCGTTATTGGGCGTTCTATGAAAAGTTCGATTTCATTCTAGTGTCAccactaaatttaaaaaaaatcattagattataaattaataaatacatgcataaatatatatatgccaaTTGAATACAGAGTATGtatacttgtatttatttatagcgaaatacaaaacataaCTGTCTTTACATAACACAAGCACGAACATTTGAACGCATGAGCAAGGAATACGTACAATATCGAAGAAATATTCTCGGCCGTATGTGTAGTGTGTACATAtgcttatacatattttatatgtgcACATGTATGTAACggaatgcatacatatgtacatgcgtgtttgtgttttgtatgtgtgtttataatgtgtatgtatgtatgcacacATTGTCTATATAGTGATTATAGTAACAACGTAGTAAGTCCTTCGTGAGCATATTTTACACGACATTCACCACAATTTGGTCGCAGTGTGTTTTTTCCTCAATGTTTGacattgttgtttgtgtgtggttgtgcgttgtacattaattaattagcgcGAACatgtgtattttgtattttgctgtTTGAAGCATGTGCAAATAGAAAATGTGCTGtcttcaattgcaattcaattgatgcgtatttattatgtttatttatatgcaattTGTGATAGTAGTGTATCaaaattatcgataacagATTGCAAATTAATGTTGAGTTTACCTTTGGAACTATGCGAATATATAGATAATACATAACTGTATATACATTTgcacttacacatacatacacacatgtgtaACTCGAAtgtatgaaaacaaaactcCCCCTGGAAATACCCGGAAATATTTCCGTCACACATTTCCCACGAAATCTTTATTCATATGGTTGGTGTGtgtttacatacatataacaaaTACATAATGCGCATTAGACAACGACATTCGCTAATTAATCATCAAAGTACTGGCTGTGAATAGATAAAGTTACAGTTAGAATTACAATAGATTTATATCAAATCCTGATTTAAAGATGATACCCAGTTTAATATTCTGTCAGttagattttaattaatgtgaTTTAATCTACGTACACGTTTCAGCCTCCCAACTCTTATCGTTGCTAGTTCGGATAggtctacatacatacatatgtatgtgcatatataattgttattaatatgcattaaaattgttgttgctattttcaGTTAACATAGGATAGTGGATCATTCATGATGGCTTCCATGTCGGACAACGGATTAGTTCTAAGTGGTTACCaaaagaaactgaaaactatgaaaaagaagtttttcgttttgtataAAGATACCACAAATAATGCAGCACGATTGGAATACTATGATACGGAAAAGAAGTTTATTCAATGTGCCGAACCCAAACGagtcatttatttaaagagcTGCTTTAACATTAATCGACGCACTGATACAAAACATCAATTTGTCTTGGGACTGTCGTTGAAAGAAGGCGGCTTTGGGATTGTCTTAAATTCGGAGAATGATTTAAAGAAGTGGTTAGATAACCTCTTATCCATACAACGAGATCACGCCTTTCGATCCGATCAAGCCTTCATACCATATGGTGGGTAACGCTCTTTAAAGAATTGGGTCATAATAAAAgcatttatttctcttttagAGTATGTTTGGCAAGTCGTGGTGCAAAGGAAAGGAATGTCGGAGAGTGCTAGGATCACAGGCAGCTATCATTGTTGCCTGAAAGCAACGTCGCTTACCTTCAAATGCATGGGATCGGAAAAGTTACCTAATGGCGAGGATCGTCTCGATAATGCCGAAATCCTTTTGACCACAATAAGACGGCAAGTTTACACACTAGAATATCCAAGAAATCTTTAGTTAATCCCAATTTATATTTCGCTTGCAGTTGTGGTCACGCGTCGCCTCAGTGCATTTTCTTTATGGAATTGGGACGTCAAAGTGCATTGGGTTCTGGAGAGCTGTGGATGGAGACGGAAGATGCTACAATTGCAAAGAAAATGCACGATACTATACTACAGTAAGTAGAAATGGAGACATTATATCTTGTCAAGAGAGAACTTAAATTCTTTAGTTGACTTGAGTATGTTTCTGTTTTcagctaataaat
This window of the Drosophila albomicans strain 15112-1751.03 chromosome 2L, ASM965048v2, whole genome shotgun sequence genome carries:
- the LOC117564762 gene encoding serine-rich adhesin for platelets isoform X2 gives rise to the protein MYNVPHKYRQVCRLCLTLVNECDIPDLQIYNPSSCTSETSTTGLQEPENETVGTSQLNATNPCNINAANKCVCNNALDPNNTCCCDGDDNELSAAEKSSSSSNTNNSLHIKNNYNTPSVPSSSSSSSSAANPPCTTTTNDNNNINYARRMLQTPSSTSPPTTSALKFPTTTAATQHPQQEVRNSETTNNPIGDQEKEQHFKVKQQQQQHVGLFHDIGENTSSNENYNQEHKDDSSPHITIQIFNCLSIKPLPNDGFPSIVCLECRIKLESFWKFRNMALNSHVALREFLAISDSEHLDTNELEMKLDEILKSTSEAIAATALTELSKSSKTRYSQRQPKLDGVTLVNAKEIIERQIESNIRDMQQAPLLYSNLFESPSLSSQTTSSSSNAIIEHREPILNPDTNKIMTPRTAIKTEKYFELDNGTAIQSKDAKEVEQYKNLQQQLETAAVLMDISKKIVISPPCSNPQSPCLSALSAETSIKSSVIKSKRPSIDNEMLHDTVEIDLSVKKKKNDYEFAATSTSTSTSRNFGQQPPPPPPPPILDVHVNAPLRGSCDGDLKNYSITINDVGGSSIYQLNTKTPQQQQTKLNTESIATCLSDSEDSSDSNKLEMDIASAMNDRKTPESVNSDHATDAATTQLWQALARSAAKNKDESRATQLIRSMMTNTFVFPAPSAIALTKVPEEPLPLLKSIKCNSSSNSGSSSSSSNALSTTSQKDMSCSNCGTLTTTIWRRSVRGEMVCNACGLYFKLHGVNRPHSMRRDTIHTRRRRPKECEKSKKRNRQLPCNSAADFETHNMNSFIDHKKLDLSISQETLSISDQVFNKYKTDLSETGGGAAATLKDVILKRKKSQSLPEFNDTCEGEELSVPLNLVSSENNAKLTYNAK
- the LOC117564762 gene encoding uncharacterized protein LOC117564762 isoform X1; this encodes MYNVPHKYRQVCRLCLTLVNECDIPDLQIYNPSSCTSETSTTGLQEPENETVGTSQLNATNPCNINAANKCVCNNALDPNNTCCCDGDDNELSAAEKSSSSSNTNNSLHIKNNYNTPSVPSSSSSSSSAANPPCTTTTNDNNNINYARRMLQTPSSTSPPTTSALKFPTTTAATQHPQQEVRNSETTNNPIGDQEKEQHFKVKQQQQQHVGLFHDIGENTSSNENYNQEHKDDSSPHITIQIFNCLSIKPLPNDGFPSIVCLECRIKLESFWKFRNMALNSHVALREFLAISDSEHLDTNELEMKLDEILKSTSEAIAATALTELSKSSKTRYSQRQPKLDGVTLVNAKEIIERQIESNIRDMQQAPLLYSNLFESPSLSSQTTSSSSNAIIEHREPILNPDTNKIMTPRTAIKTEKYFELDNGTAIQSKDAKEVEQYKNLQQQLETAAVLMDISKKIVISPPCSNPQSPCLSALSAETSIKSSVIKSKRPSIDNEMLHDTVEIDLSVKKKKNDYEFAATSTSTSTSRNFGQQPPPPPPPPILDVHVNAPLRGSCDGDLKNYSITINDVGGSSIYQLNTKTPQQQQTKLNTESIATCLSDSEDSSDSNKLEMDIASAMNDRKTPESVNSDHATDAATTQLWQALARSAAKNKDESRATQLIRSMMTNTFVFPAPSAIALTKVPEEPLPLLKDMSESQSSVVKICRRKQSFPTKTDCIESPDIKVTDTYVRSEGVSNTLTEGIKDKKSIKCNSSSNSGSSSSSSNALSTTSQKDMSCSNCGTLTTTIWRRSVRGEMVCNACGLYFKLHGVNRPHSMRRDTIHTRRRRPKECEKSKKRNRQLPCNSAADFETHNMNSFIDHKKLDLSISQETLSISDQVFNKYKTDLSETGGGAAATLKDVILKRKKSQSLPEFNDTCEGEELSVPLNLVSSENNAKLTYNAK